The following coding sequences lie in one Mucilaginibacter sp. KACC 22773 genomic window:
- a CDS encoding GntR family transcriptional regulator, whose amino-acid sequence MIKFKLDPKTGTPFYRQIIDQITFGIAAGNLKTGEQLPTVRSLAVDLKVNLNTVAKAYKELEIQDILETQQGTGTFISEIRIQITEKERSAKLKEICNEFSSIAFSYGFSTDDIINQLKKQ is encoded by the coding sequence ATGATTAAATTTAAATTAGACCCTAAAACGGGTACCCCGTTTTACCGGCAAATAATTGACCAGATCACCTTTGGCATAGCTGCGGGAAACCTGAAAACAGGCGAACAATTACCCACTGTGCGTTCGTTGGCTGTGGATTTAAAAGTAAACCTGAATACGGTGGCCAAAGCCTACAAAGAGCTGGAAATTCAGGATATTTTAGAAACACAGCAGGGGACAGGCACATTTATAAGCGAAATCAGGATCCAGATAACCGAAAAGGAGCGAAGCGCCAAATTAAAAGAGATCTGTAACGAATTTTCGTCCATTGCATTCAGCTATGGTTTTTCGACAGACGACATTATTAATCAACTTAAAAAACAATAA
- a CDS encoding RidA family protein, producing the protein MEKRRSVLKRILASAVGISVFGISKDAIAAPADEKVANNVTSYQDVPLFSGSTKLGNMVFIAGKGAHIEPFEIKAHTEIVLKELEKELIKAGSSMEKVLKVTVFLNDIADYQGMNEVYKGRFGKNPPVRTTVAVAKGGVPGNSLVEMDCIAYI; encoded by the coding sequence ATGGAAAAAAGAAGATCTGTTTTAAAAAGGATACTGGCCTCGGCAGTAGGCATATCCGTATTCGGCATAAGCAAAGACGCCATTGCCGCGCCCGCCGATGAAAAGGTAGCTAACAATGTAACATCTTATCAGGATGTGCCATTGTTTTCCGGCTCGACCAAACTGGGCAACATGGTTTTTATAGCCGGAAAAGGCGCCCACATTGAACCATTCGAAATTAAGGCGCACACCGAGATTGTACTTAAAGAGCTGGAAAAAGAACTGATAAAAGCCGGCTCATCGATGGAAAAAGTACTCAAGGTAACGGTGTTCCTGAATGATATTGCCGACTACCAGGGCATGAACGAGGTTTACAAAGGCCGCTTTGGCAAAAATCCGCCGGTACGCACTACCGTTGCAGTAGCTAAGGGTGGTGTGCCCGGAAACTCGCTGGTCGAGATGGATTGTATCGCTTACATATAA
- a CDS encoding acetyl-CoA hydrolase/transferase family protein, translating to MIEIQYTTAQEALKIVKPGNRVFIHGSAATPVCLVEALQDRHHELNNVELVSITTLGQVNFDKPEHRKSFFFNSLFVSAATRNVANSQNGDYVPIFLSQIPQLFRKNILPIDVALVQVSPPDAHGYCSLGTSVDVARAAVDTAKYVIAQVNPLMPRTHGEGFIHVSRFYAMVLQNSQLPEINYDFQTSPVIEKIGYHVASMIENGATLQLGIGAIPDQVLKNLTTHQNLGLHTEMFSDGIIPLIEQGVINNSQKKLNPGRSVTAFMAGTRKLYDFVHDNPAIRVMDISYVNDTSIIRQNPKVAAINSAIEIDLTGQVCSDSIGTYQFSGIGGQMDFIRGASLSDGGLPIIALPSQTNKGISRIVPFLKEGAGVVTTRGHVHWVVTEYGTVNLFGKNLKQRAQALIQLAHPNHRESLERAYHQRFGQA from the coding sequence ATGATTGAAATACAATACACTACCGCGCAGGAAGCATTAAAAATAGTTAAACCCGGCAACCGGGTATTTATACATGGAAGCGCTGCCACACCTGTATGCCTGGTTGAAGCCTTACAGGACAGGCATCATGAATTAAATAATGTGGAGCTGGTGAGTATAACCACCCTTGGCCAGGTAAATTTTGATAAGCCGGAGCACAGGAAAAGTTTTTTCTTCAACTCATTATTTGTTTCGGCTGCTACCAGGAATGTAGCTAACAGCCAAAATGGCGATTATGTGCCCATTTTCCTGAGCCAGATTCCGCAGCTGTTCCGCAAAAACATCCTCCCTATTGATGTTGCCCTGGTACAGGTTTCGCCGCCCGATGCGCATGGTTACTGCTCGCTGGGCACTTCGGTAGATGTTGCGCGTGCTGCTGTTGATACCGCCAAATATGTGATTGCCCAGGTTAACCCGCTGATGCCCCGAACACACGGTGAAGGGTTTATTCACGTGAGCAGGTTTTATGCGATGGTTTTGCAAAACAGCCAACTCCCGGAGATAAATTACGACTTCCAGACCTCGCCGGTGATTGAGAAAATTGGCTACCATGTAGCATCAATGATTGAAAACGGTGCAACCCTGCAATTGGGCATAGGCGCAATACCCGACCAGGTACTTAAAAACCTGACCACGCACCAAAACCTTGGCCTGCATACCGAGATGTTTTCGGACGGTATTATCCCCCTGATTGAGCAGGGCGTTATCAACAACAGCCAGAAGAAATTGAACCCCGGCCGCTCGGTAACCGCTTTTATGGCAGGCACCAGGAAGTTATATGATTTTGTACACGATAACCCTGCCATCCGGGTGATGGATATCAGTTATGTTAATGATACCAGCATCATTCGCCAAAACCCAAAAGTAGCCGCTATTAACAGCGCCATTGAGATTGACCTCACCGGCCAGGTATGTTCAGATTCGATAGGTACGTACCAGTTTTCGGGCATTGGCGGGCAAATGGATTTTATCCGGGGCGCCTCGCTGTCAGACGGTGGTTTGCCAATCATCGCTTTGCCCTCACAAACCAATAAAGGCATCAGCCGCATTGTTCCGTTCCTGAAAGAAGGAGCCGGCGTAGTAACCACCCGCGGCCATGTGCACTGGGTAGTTACCGAGTACGGAACGGTTAACCTGTTCGGCAAAAATTTAAAGCAACGTGCGCAGGCCCTTATTCAACTGGCCCACCCCAATCACCGGGAATCCCTGGAAAGGGCTTATCACCAACGATTCGGGCAGGCCTAA
- a CDS encoding RraA family protein → MRYYKLLILGLFAGIGWYSNARAQTISKDELVFFTSEWKGERFADGRPKIPDDIIERAKKIGIEEAWTVLKNEGYNNQFEGGWKLVNDTLPVVGRAVTAMFMPSRPDIEKSIKERGLKQGRKGNTNAWPIETLTKGDVYVADGFGKVKGGTLIGDNLGNSIFSKSGNGVIFDGSARDLQGLKEIHGFNAFVRDFDPSYLEEMVLMGLNTPIRIGRAVVLPGDLVISEKEGVLFIPAHLAEKVVATAEFIALRDEFGHAMLKSGRFATGEIDSQWTSQVKDAFMKWLDQNPGKMKMTRAQLDAFMEKRTW, encoded by the coding sequence ATGAGATACTATAAACTTTTAATCCTGGGGCTTTTTGCCGGCATAGGCTGGTACAGCAACGCCCGGGCGCAAACCATTTCAAAAGACGAACTGGTATTTTTTACGTCGGAGTGGAAAGGCGAGCGCTTTGCCGATGGCAGGCCTAAAATTCCGGATGATATTATAGAGCGGGCAAAAAAAATAGGCATTGAAGAAGCCTGGACGGTATTAAAAAACGAAGGCTATAATAACCAGTTTGAAGGTGGGTGGAAACTGGTTAACGATACCCTGCCTGTTGTTGGCCGCGCCGTTACGGCCATGTTTATGCCAAGCCGCCCCGATATTGAAAAAAGTATTAAAGAGCGGGGCCTTAAACAAGGCCGAAAAGGAAACACCAATGCCTGGCCGATAGAAACTTTAACCAAAGGCGATGTGTATGTTGCCGATGGTTTTGGTAAAGTTAAAGGAGGTACGCTTATTGGCGATAACCTGGGCAACTCCATTTTCAGCAAATCGGGCAACGGTGTTATTTTTGATGGATCGGCGCGCGACCTGCAGGGGCTTAAAGAAATACATGGCTTTAATGCTTTTGTACGCGACTTTGATCCATCGTACCTGGAAGAAATGGTACTAATGGGGCTTAACACGCCCATACGCATAGGCCGCGCGGTAGTGCTGCCCGGCGATTTGGTTATATCCGAAAAAGAAGGCGTACTATTTATACCGGCACATTTGGCCGAAAAAGTGGTGGCTACTGCCGAATTCATCGCCCTGCGCGACGAGTTTGGACATGCCATGCTTAAATCGGGCAGGTTTGCCACCGGCGAAATTGACAGCCAGTGGACCAGCCAGGTGAAAGACGCATTTATGAAATGGCTTGATCAAAATCCCGGCAAAATGAAAATGACCAGGGCGCAATTAGATGCCTTTATGGAAAAGCGCACCTGGTAA
- a CDS encoding c-type cytochrome, translating to MKINKLITGIFCVVLTILCCQAGAQVRKKTALKKKAAAPAVISKPPFATAPEIEAGKTLISKSDCLACHKVEEKLVGPAYVAIAGKYPQDQASVAMLSQKIISGGSGTWGPVPMAPHPAVSADEANKMVKYILTLSAPNTTAPTNKSR from the coding sequence ATGAAGATTAATAAATTAATAACAGGCATTTTCTGCGTTGTTTTAACCATTCTGTGCTGCCAGGCCGGGGCGCAGGTAAGAAAAAAAACTGCCCTAAAAAAGAAAGCCGCCGCGCCCGCTGTAATATCAAAACCACCCTTTGCCACCGCCCCCGAAATTGAGGCCGGTAAAACACTTATTTCCAAATCCGATTGCCTGGCATGTCATAAAGTTGAAGAGAAACTGGTGGGGCCTGCCTATGTAGCCATCGCCGGCAAATATCCGCAGGACCAGGCTTCTGTGGCTATGCTTTCGCAAAAAATAATAAGTGGCGGCAGCGGTACCTGGGGCCCGGTACCTATGGCGCCACACCCGGCGGTAAGCGCCGATGAGGCTAATAAAATGGTGAAATATATCCTTACGCTGAGTGCCCCAAATACCACGGCACCCACAAATAAATCGCGCTAA
- a CDS encoding c-type cytochrome, translated as MNNTKGTRRASAAASRYFGSRLLMFTCAAALFVFMGFGWMATDTKLPVADADDNGGLFLPAGFGAFVVADSLKGQARHIAVNANGDIYVKARDHYANDGYGNVALRDTNGDGRADVITPFGKYDGQTYGTAMRVHNGYLYFSSELMVYRMKLKRGQLVPDSKLDTIVIDNPPYHEHQTKPIAFDNKGHIFVGWGAGSNAGQVNNRQPGSPGVGSPGSPDNGNPWLKDHGGIWMFDANKTNQHQSDGVKYATGLRSIVALDWDVKSKSLYTINHGRDDFRLLWPDLYTPWESAVQPAEEFFKVQQGLDGGWPYYYYDPIKNKKLLNPEFGGDKIKVGDGAKLTQPLIGFPAHFAPNDLLFYKGKQFPDHYKNGAFIAFHGATDRAPYPQAGYIIVFVPFKDGRPSGPWEVFADGFARVDPIVNVSNAVYRPMGLAEGPDGSLYVSDTEKGRIWRIIYTGDKKTFGPAQLAAMETRKQTASNIKTPDEIKDNLFKDVAATSVVYSTYCVACHQNDGKGDGKRFPPLVQSEWVNYNKNRLIKVILNGLKGPVKVKGLSYNEVMPAHGSFLSDKQVAEVLTYIKSNFNNIPEIVTPADVSAVRKMADKQIQQHED; from the coding sequence ATGAATAATACTAAAGGCACAAGGAGGGCTTCGGCTGCTGCTTCGCGTTATTTTGGTTCGCGTTTATTGATGTTTACCTGTGCGGCAGCTTTGTTTGTATTTATGGGATTTGGGTGGATGGCCACCGATACCAAACTCCCTGTGGCTGATGCAGATGATAATGGCGGGCTGTTTTTGCCGGCTGGTTTCGGCGCGTTTGTTGTTGCCGATAGTTTAAAGGGCCAGGCCAGGCACATCGCTGTTAACGCAAACGGCGATATTTATGTAAAAGCCCGCGACCATTATGCCAACGATGGATACGGTAACGTAGCCCTGCGCGATACCAACGGCGACGGCCGCGCCGATGTGATAACCCCTTTTGGCAAATACGATGGCCAAACTTACGGTACGGCCATGCGTGTTCATAACGGCTACCTGTACTTCAGTTCGGAACTGATGGTTTACCGGATGAAGCTTAAACGCGGGCAACTGGTGCCCGATAGTAAACTGGATACCATTGTTATCGATAATCCGCCTTATCATGAGCATCAAACCAAGCCCATTGCCTTTGATAATAAGGGCCATATTTTTGTGGGATGGGGGGCAGGGTCAAATGCCGGGCAGGTTAACAACCGGCAGCCGGGTTCGCCGGGCGTTGGTAGTCCGGGTTCGCCGGATAATGGTAACCCCTGGTTAAAAGATCATGGCGGCATCTGGATGTTTGATGCCAATAAAACCAACCAGCACCAGTCCGATGGTGTAAAATATGCCACCGGTCTAAGAAGCATTGTCGCCCTGGATTGGGATGTCAAAAGTAAATCGTTATATACCATTAACCATGGCCGCGACGATTTCAGGCTGCTATGGCCCGATTTGTACACGCCCTGGGAAAGCGCGGTGCAGCCCGCCGAAGAGTTTTTTAAAGTACAGCAAGGCCTCGATGGCGGCTGGCCCTACTATTACTATGATCCTATAAAAAACAAAAAACTGCTTAACCCCGAGTTTGGCGGCGATAAAATTAAAGTGGGCGACGGCGCTAAACTAACCCAGCCGCTTATTGGCTTCCCCGCACACTTTGCACCCAACGATTTATTGTTTTACAAAGGAAAGCAGTTTCCTGATCATTACAAAAACGGCGCGTTCATCGCTTTTCATGGCGCTACAGATAGGGCGCCTTATCCGCAGGCGGGCTATATTATTGTATTTGTTCCGTTTAAAGATGGCAGGCCTTCGGGACCATGGGAGGTTTTTGCCGATGGCTTTGCGAGGGTTGATCCTATTGTAAACGTAAGCAATGCCGTATACCGCCCCATGGGCCTGGCCGAAGGGCCGGATGGCTCATTATATGTAAGCGATACCGAAAAAGGACGGATCTGGCGTATTATATACACCGGCGATAAAAAAACCTTCGGCCCGGCACAGCTTGCCGCCATGGAAACACGAAAACAAACGGCATCCAACATTAAAACTCCGGATGAGATTAAAGATAACCTGTTTAAAGATGTGGCCGCCACGTCTGTTGTATACAGCACCTATTGCGTGGCCTGTCATCAAAACGATGGTAAAGGCGATGGAAAGCGTTTCCCCCCGCTGGTACAATCCGAATGGGTAAATTATAATAAAAACCGGTTAATTAAAGTGATACTTAACGGGTTAAAGGGCCCGGTAAAGGTAAAAGGGCTATCGTACAACGAAGTAATGCCCGCGCACGGCAGTTTTTTATCTGATAAACAGGTAGCCGAAGTGCTCACCTACATCAAATCCAATTTTAACAACATCCCCGAAATTGTAACACCGGCCGACGTAAGCGCCGTGCGAAAAATGGCGGATAAACAAATACAACAACATGAAGATTAA
- a CDS encoding amidohydrolase/deacetylase family metallohydrolase has translation MQKTYFLLLVLLSVLSTAVMAQSYDIVIKDGHVIDPKNDIDAIMDIAIINNKIVLISKNIDAKQAADVIEAKGMYVVPGLIDIHTHNFGGTQPDHQYENGNLGLAPDGFTFRNGVTTVVDAGSSGWRTFSTFKTQTIDNSRTRVLAFLNIVGEGMRGDYEQDLNDMDPRMTALVARRYKDIIVGIKLAHYEGHDWTPTDRAVEAGTAAKGIPVMIDFGGSTPPLPIEELFLKHLRPGDIFTHCFGQFNDREPIVDLATKKVKPFVYEARKRGIAFDVGYGNISFAYSQALPAAKEGFFPSSISTDLHVGSMNDAMKDMLTCMTKFLAMGMPLHDVIEACTSNPAKEIKHEELGNLSVGSGADVAILSIVEGKFGLFDYTGYKVEASKKFVCELTIRAGKIVYDLNGIASPIYQPKINTKNPQTVLITENH, from the coding sequence ATGCAAAAAACCTACTTCTTATTATTGGTGCTGTTAAGCGTATTAAGCACGGCGGTAATGGCACAGTCGTACGATATTGTGATTAAGGATGGCCACGTGATTGATCCTAAAAATGATATCGACGCCATCATGGATATTGCTATCATCAACAATAAAATAGTGCTGATATCCAAAAATATCGACGCCAAACAGGCAGCAGATGTAATTGAGGCCAAAGGCATGTATGTAGTGCCCGGATTGATTGACATCCATACCCATAATTTTGGCGGTACCCAGCCCGATCATCAATACGAAAACGGGAACCTGGGCCTGGCGCCAGATGGATTTACTTTCAGGAATGGTGTAACTACGGTTGTTGATGCAGGCAGCTCGGGCTGGCGAACATTTTCGACCTTTAAAACGCAAACTATTGATAATTCCAGGACCCGCGTACTGGCGTTTTTAAACATTGTTGGCGAAGGCATGCGCGGCGATTACGAGCAGGACCTGAATGATATGGATCCGCGGATGACCGCTCTGGTTGCCCGGAGATATAAAGATATTATTGTAGGCATCAAACTGGCCCACTACGAAGGTCATGACTGGACACCTACCGACCGCGCAGTAGAGGCCGGTACGGCTGCAAAGGGAATACCCGTAATGATTGATTTTGGCGGCAGCACCCCGCCGTTACCCATTGAAGAGTTATTTTTGAAACACCTTAGGCCAGGCGACATTTTTACCCATTGTTTCGGTCAGTTTAATGACCGCGAACCCATTGTTGACCTGGCGACTAAAAAAGTAAAACCTTTTGTATACGAGGCCCGGAAACGGGGTATTGCTTTTGACGTAGGCTACGGCAATATCAGCTTTGCTTATTCACAGGCACTGCCCGCCGCCAAAGAGGGATTTTTCCCAAGCTCCATCAGCACCGATTTGCACGTAGGTAGTATGAATGATGCCATGAAGGATATGCTTACCTGCATGACCAAATTTTTGGCCATGGGCATGCCCCTGCACGATGTGATAGAGGCCTGCACATCAAACCCGGCGAAGGAGATAAAACACGAGGAGTTGGGAAATTTGTCGGTAGGCTCGGGTGCCGATGTAGCTATTTTAAGTATTGTCGAAGGTAAATTCGGTTTGTTTGATTATACGGGTTACAAGGTAGAGGCCAGCAAAAAATTTGTGTGCGAACTCACCATCAGGGCGGGTAAAATAGTTTATGACCTTAACGGGATAGCATCGCCCATATATCAGCCTAAAATTAATACCAAAAACCCGCAAACCGTTTTAATAACCGAAAATCATTAA
- a CDS encoding slipin family protein, with protein sequence MISSKKNTKLGVNPIAAVIFVVLTGGVIGLYYLECINALTLGLLLIASLFLANSVHIADQWEKAIVLRMGKYTGLRGPGLFFTIPLVDKIDNYIDQRVRVTEFKAEQTLTKDTVPVNVDAVVYWTVWDVEKAALEVQDYEVAIAYIAQTGLRDVIGKHELAELLQERDKVTDLLQRILDEHTNPWGITCQNVGIKDIVIPQLLADAMSKEAQAERERRARVILGTAEVEIAEKFAVASEQYINNPVALHLRGMNMLFEGLKEKGSMVIVPSSALDSMNLGAMGGLISLAKSNEPKQDV encoded by the coding sequence ATGATAAGTAGTAAAAAGAATACCAAGCTGGGCGTTAACCCGATTGCAGCCGTGATATTTGTTGTGTTAACAGGAGGCGTTATTGGTTTGTATTATTTGGAATGCATTAACGCTTTAACCCTGGGGCTGTTGCTTATAGCTTCGCTGTTTTTGGCCAACTCGGTGCATATAGCCGATCAGTGGGAGAAAGCTATTGTTTTACGCATGGGTAAATATACCGGGCTACGCGGCCCGGGCTTATTTTTTACCATACCGCTGGTTGACAAAATAGATAATTATATCGATCAGCGGGTTAGGGTTACCGAGTTTAAAGCCGAGCAAACGCTTACCAAAGATACCGTGCCGGTAAATGTTGATGCCGTAGTGTACTGGACTGTTTGGGATGTTGAAAAGGCCGCGCTTGAAGTGCAGGATTATGAGGTGGCTATTGCCTACATAGCGCAAACCGGATTAAGGGATGTAATAGGTAAACATGAATTGGCCGAGCTGTTGCAGGAACGCGATAAGGTGACGGATTTACTGCAAAGAATACTGGACGAGCATACCAACCCCTGGGGCATAACCTGCCAGAATGTGGGTATTAAAGATATTGTTATCCCTCAATTATTAGCCGATGCCATGAGCAAGGAAGCCCAGGCCGAAAGAGAACGCCGTGCAAGGGTAATACTGGGCACCGCCGAGGTGGAAATTGCCGAAAAATTTGCGGTGGCAAGTGAACAATATATCAATAATCCGGTGGCCTTACACCTTAGGGGGATGAATATGTTGTTTGAGGGCCTGAAAGAAAAAGGATCGATGGTGATAGTGCCAAGCTCGGCATTGGATTCCATGAACCTGGGCGCTATGGGCGGGTTAATCTCCCTGGCAAAATCAAACGAACCCAAGCAGGACGTGTGA
- a CDS encoding bile acid:sodium symporter family protein, which produces MKNIVIYKLIAGIAVLCALSAAWQIYREGIAHAGPFIIAFFIMLSIACRGWELLKGFTFTIIIFAAVTAALYYPQYFIEVKGFKLSGLITPLLQLIMFGMGTSMGIKDFAGVIKMPKGVFIGVGSHFLIMPLLGFTLAKLSGFPPEIAAGLILVGCSPNGTASNVISYLAKANLALSVTITAVSTMLAPFFTPLLMKLLGGAFIKIDTLGMMWDITKIVVLPIAAGILFNKYLLKRAAWLETLMPIISMFGIAFIIVIITAAGRNSLLNIGAMLVLLVLIHNLLGYTLGYWAGRLFKMPERDCRTMAIEVGMQNAGLASGLAKAMGKIATVGLAPAVFGPLMNVTGSLLANYWHRKPLEKSIK; this is translated from the coding sequence TTGAAAAATATCGTTATTTACAAACTCATTGCGGGTATTGCCGTGCTTTGCGCGCTTTCCGCAGCCTGGCAAATTTACCGGGAAGGCATTGCCCATGCCGGCCCGTTTATTATCGCGTTCTTTATCATGCTATCTATAGCATGCCGCGGATGGGAGCTATTAAAGGGCTTCACCTTTACGATTATCATTTTCGCTGCTGTTACTGCGGCATTATACTATCCTCAATACTTTATTGAAGTAAAAGGGTTTAAGCTATCAGGCCTTATTACACCGCTGCTGCAGCTTATTATGTTCGGGATGGGCACATCTATGGGCATTAAAGATTTTGCCGGGGTTATTAAAATGCCCAAAGGCGTATTTATAGGTGTTGGCAGTCATTTTTTAATTATGCCGCTGCTGGGCTTCACGCTGGCCAAATTAAGCGGCTTTCCGCCAGAGATTGCCGCAGGCTTAATCCTCGTGGGGTGTTCGCCAAACGGTACGGCCTCCAATGTTATCTCGTACCTGGCAAAGGCCAACCTGGCGTTGTCTGTTACCATAACCGCGGTATCAACCATGCTGGCGCCGTTTTTTACGCCACTGTTGATGAAACTGCTTGGCGGCGCGTTTATTAAAATAGATACACTTGGCATGATGTGGGATATAACAAAAATTGTTGTTTTACCCATCGCCGCCGGTATTCTTTTTAATAAATACCTGCTTAAACGTGCCGCATGGCTGGAAACACTCATGCCAATAATATCCATGTTTGGTATCGCTTTTATTATCGTAATTATTACCGCCGCCGGCCGAAACAGTTTATTAAATATTGGCGCTATGCTGGTGCTGCTGGTGCTTATTCACAATTTATTGGGCTATACACTGGGTTACTGGGCTGGCCGGTTATTTAAAATGCCCGAACGCGATTGCCGCACCATGGCCATAGAAGTAGGCATGCAAAATGCCGGCCTTGCTTCCGGGCTGGCAAAAGCGATGGGAAAAATCGCGACGGTAGGCCTGGCCCCCGCGGTATTTGGTCCGCTGATGAACGTCACCGGGTCATTGTTGGCCAATTACTGGCATCGTAAACCGCTGGAGAAGAGTATTAAGTAG
- a CDS encoding aminotransferase class V-fold PLP-dependent enzyme, whose amino-acid sequence MKRRDILKGLTLLPLTGSLVSKAAVTLPSSPAKKPVRDLFKELGVTPVINASVTMTFLSGSLMLPEVLEAINSTSHDFANMYELQDKVGAKIAEMLHVESAMVTSGAACAILLGTAAAITGTDHEKIKLLPNLPGPRPEVIMQKTHRYLFDQAVTTTGAKIIEVEGPDEMEKAFNDKTVMALFFNAAEKSSITHADFVAIAKRHSIPTFLDAAADVPPVENLFKFQKIGFDLVTFSGGKMIRGPQSAGLLFGRKDLITAARLNHSPNEAPIGRPMKVNKEEMFGMYAALKAYLERDHKKEWEDWMQRTKYIGAQLESLHSVKTETVVDPGPANAYPSLNVTWDSSKIKITPGQVVTALKNGTPSIVANSHGDSLTIGVVLLRPDQVDIVAGKVKTILQQAV is encoded by the coding sequence ATGAAACGCAGAGACATACTTAAGGGCCTTACACTGTTACCGCTAACGGGCAGCCTGGTAAGCAAAGCCGCCGTTACGCTCCCCTCCTCCCCGGCCAAAAAGCCGGTGCGCGATTTGTTTAAAGAGCTTGGTGTTACACCGGTAATTAACGCTTCGGTAACGATGACGTTTTTATCCGGTTCGCTGATGCTGCCGGAAGTGTTGGAGGCCATTAATTCAACATCGCACGATTTTGCCAACATGTACGAGTTGCAGGATAAAGTTGGGGCAAAAATTGCCGAAATGCTGCATGTCGAGTCGGCCATGGTAACATCGGGAGCGGCATGCGCCATATTGCTGGGTACAGCGGCTGCCATAACCGGTACCGATCATGAAAAAATAAAGCTGCTGCCCAACCTGCCGGGGCCGCGGCCCGAGGTAATTATGCAGAAAACGCACCGATACCTGTTTGACCAGGCCGTAACCACTACCGGCGCCAAAATTATTGAGGTTGAGGGCCCGGACGAAATGGAAAAAGCCTTTAATGATAAAACGGTAATGGCCCTGTTTTTTAACGCCGCCGAAAAAAGCAGTATTACGCATGCCGATTTTGTGGCTATTGCCAAACGGCACAGCATACCAACCTTTTTGGATGCCGCGGCAGACGTGCCGCCGGTTGAAAACCTGTTTAAGTTTCAGAAAATCGGTTTCGACCTGGTGACCTTCTCGGGCGGTAAAATGATACGCGGGCCGCAAAGCGCGGGCTTGCTTTTTGGCCGTAAAGACCTTATTACCGCCGCCCGCCTTAACCACAGCCCTAATGAGGCGCCTATTGGCCGGCCTATGAAAGTAAACAAGGAAGAGATGTTTGGCATGTACGCCGCGCTGAAGGCCTACCTGGAACGGGACCATAAAAAAGAATGGGAAGACTGGATGCAGCGCACCAAATATATCGGCGCGCAACTGGAAAGCCTGCACAGTGTTAAAACCGAAACGGTGGTTGACCCCGGCCCGGCTAACGCCTACCCAAGTCTTAACGTAACCTGGGATAGCAGCAAAATTAAAATTACGCCTGGGCAGGTAGTAACGGCTTTAAAAAACGGCACGCCAAGCATAGTAGCCAACAGCCACGGCGATAGCCTTACTATCGGTGTGGTGCTTTTGCGGCCAGACCAGGTTGATATTGTAGCCGGGAAAGTAAAAACCATTTTACAGCAAGCTGTCTGA